A stretch of the Haloplanus aerogenes genome encodes the following:
- a CDS encoding NAD-dependent succinate-semialdehyde dehydrogenase — MDVVDPSTGTRIETYEEHTEGDVTEALDRATETFDDWRTRSVRDREQLLATAGEVLRDNKREYAETMTREMGKPITQAIAEVEKCAWVCDHYAEYASTYLDSDPHPSPPGSTVETEYEPLGPVLAVMPWNFPFWQVFRFAAPYLTAGNVGLLKHASNVPGCALAIEDVFREAGYPEGVFQSLLIPSDLVDDIIADDRVRGATLTGSGPAGRAVAATAGEHLKKTVLELGGSDPFIVLDDADIGSAAETGAWARNLNGGQSCIAAKRFIVHTDVYDDFLDAFVDEIDSFVVGDPMDEKTDIGPQARQDLMEELHEQVAESVDAGATVVTGGEPIDREGVFYPPTILTDIPEGCPVDSDETFGPVATVYEVADEDEAVSKANDTNFGLGASIWTENRDRGKRIASRIDAGCVYVNQLVKSDPRAPFGGVKDSGYGRELSEAGIKEFVNRKTVWVE; from the coding sequence ATGGATGTCGTCGACCCGTCAACCGGAACTCGGATCGAAACGTATGAAGAACACACCGAGGGCGACGTAACAGAGGCACTGGACCGTGCCACCGAGACATTCGACGATTGGCGTACCCGTTCGGTTCGGGATCGCGAGCAACTCCTCGCGACTGCGGGTGAGGTCCTCCGAGACAACAAACGGGAGTACGCCGAGACGATGACTCGGGAGATGGGCAAGCCGATCACGCAGGCCATTGCGGAAGTCGAGAAGTGTGCCTGGGTCTGTGACCACTATGCAGAGTATGCGAGTACCTATCTCGATTCGGATCCCCACCCGAGCCCTCCCGGATCGACGGTCGAAACCGAGTATGAACCGCTCGGACCCGTCCTCGCGGTGATGCCGTGGAACTTCCCGTTCTGGCAGGTGTTCCGGTTCGCCGCTCCGTACCTCACGGCTGGGAACGTCGGCCTCCTCAAGCACGCTTCGAACGTGCCAGGGTGTGCGCTTGCAATCGAAGACGTGTTCCGGGAGGCCGGCTACCCGGAGGGAGTCTTCCAGTCACTACTGATCCCGTCGGATCTCGTCGACGACATCATCGCAGACGACCGCGTCCGAGGGGCGACGCTGACTGGGAGTGGTCCGGCTGGGCGGGCTGTCGCCGCAACAGCCGGCGAACATCTCAAGAAGACGGTGCTGGAATTGGGTGGGAGCGACCCGTTTATCGTGCTGGACGACGCCGATATCGGATCTGCTGCCGAGACCGGCGCGTGGGCACGGAACCTGAACGGCGGTCAGTCGTGTATCGCTGCGAAGCGCTTCATCGTCCATACGGACGTGTACGACGACTTCCTCGATGCATTCGTCGACGAGATTGACTCGTTCGTGGTCGGCGATCCGATGGACGAGAAGACCGATATCGGCCCCCAGGCTCGGCAGGATCTCATGGAGGAGTTACACGAACAGGTTGCGGAGAGCGTTGACGCTGGGGCAACGGTCGTTACTGGCGGTGAACCGATCGACCGTGAAGGGGTCTTTTACCCACCCACGATTCTGACCGATATCCCCGAGGGGTGTCCTGTCGACAGCGACGAAACGTTTGGTCCCGTTGCCACAGTTTACGAGGTTGCCGACGAGGACGAGGCAGTCAGCAAAGCCAACGACACGAACTTCGGGCTCGGGGCGAGTATCTGGACCGAAAATCGTGACCGAGGCAAGCGGATTGCTAGCCGTATCGACGCCGGTTGTGTCTACGTGAATCAGCTGGTAAAATCGGATCCTCGGGCTCCCTTCGGCGGCGTCAAAGACTCGGGCTACGGACGCGAACTGTCCGAAGCGGGAATCAAGGAGTTCGTCAACCGAAAGACGGTGTGGGTCGAATGA